GAGGAATGATGAATGGCCAGGTATTACTAATTTCATACCACACCAACAAGGCATACTAATTTAATACCCATAGAGGGCAAAGAAAAGATATCACGTAGTATTCCAAAACCTCgcgacattttttttgcacTTAGCACCGTGTGTGGAATGGAGAAAGCATATGGTAGTCATTAACACTGACTAAAAGTCATTGCGTATGACATCGACAAGgaagtataaaattatgacatagataacattaatttttatccaGGTCGGATGGTGGGACATGCGCAAAGGGGGCGATCCCGTCAGTTTATGTCCCCCGCACGTGGCACATCGAGACCTCGTGCGCAACGTCCTATTCATCAATTCCAAAACTGGCGCTGAATTCTTCTCTGCTTCTCCAGACGGAGTAGTGAAATGGTATATCTAACAATTCATATTAATAGGATGGATAGATCcacaaacaatatataatactgtagatttcagaagaaaaaaaatatataaacagtGAAATTGTCTATCtacctatactattattataaagaggtaagcgtttgtgattttgtatgtttgagggggtaaactccgaaactaccaaaaattctttcaccattacaaaggtatgtacattattacaacatatctataggctacattttatctcaaaatacccacgggagcgaagccccgggcgacaTCTAGTGTTTAATAATTCTCCATAACTGTGTTGAACAGGTGGGACACGAGAAACATGGACGCTCCAACAGATTCCATGATTATAGACCTAGTGAAAAATCCAACGGATTCACATAACATCGAAAACGCAATTGGAATTTCAGCATTGGAATACGAATCTACAATACCGACGAGgtaaaatttcttattaaGCCACCCACATCGACTGGTTGGTCAGGTAACTTGAGACATGTCTTCATCGTGTGCAATTAATCATTAAATCTCTTCAGATTCATGGTAGGCACGGAAACAGGCTTAGTCATTGGAGGAAATAGAAAAGGCAAGAACGACATGGAAAAATTACCAACcaaggtaaataatatttacttaaacaatatttaagattttgaaaaatattttaacaatgtgGTCTGCATCATATTTCTGCTATTCCAATAACTCATAGTAAACTAAAGATAACTTATTGCATTCTACGTAGTACGAAGCACATCTAGGACCCGTATATGCTCTGCAAAGGAATCCCACGTTCGTGAAGAATTTCCTCACAGTAGGAGACTGGACAGCGCGGGTCTGGAGCGAAGACTGCCGCGAGTCGGCCATTTTGTGGACATGTTCGCATCGTACCAAACTTACTGATGGTGCTTGGAATCCTATCAGGTAAATTACAATAGTACCTAAGTAAATTAATGACATAACATtgacacaaattaataattttcttaaaataaagaacACGCAATCActtgctataaaaatatatgtacatttcTTGTTGGTCATCAGGTTTTCAGTGATGTTAGTTACTCAATGGGATGGTTGTCTGTCATGTTGGGATTTGTTACGGCGACGGAGCGGACCGATAGTTACTGCTCAAATTTGCGACGAGCCTTTGGTACGATTGCGTCCGCACGAAGGTGTAAGTAACTATTTTATGAACTCATTTGTCGAAATTTATTAAgagtactaatatattttgataatttcagGGACTGCTGGTAGCTTGTGGTAGCAGTAAGGGAACCATTTACTTGGCGGAACTCTCCCAAAACTTGGGCACAGCAGACAAAAACGACAAGGCACTTTTAACCAATGTAAGTGAAGAATTAAGGACTTATTTTATGGGAACAACggttaaatttatgtatttggtTTCAATCTTCTTCATCTTCCGTCTCATTTATGTTTTTCGATATTGTGAGTCTCTAACGGAAAACAATCgattaaactaaacaaattcGGAAACAACTGAAGTTATTccgataattaaaaaaatagtattacaCTTAAGATTGGGCCAACTCcaatatcacatttttatcaatatattttaattgatagcGGAATATAAATCaccttaaaatgtttaaatggaCATTTAATAAGATAGATAATTGATTGTATTAGAAAGTAGGcattgtagttttatttatattggaaACAGTGACCACCGGAATCCTTGTCGTAAAATTTGaccatattttgtataatggaaaagtattaacttttcaaaattctatGAATAATGTCATCCTGGGTTCAAACGattcactaaaataaattgataaaaatgtgctAGTGGTGCTAGTGTGCCCATAGATGGTCCTTAAATGTACATTCGTCTAATTCGACCG
This portion of the Plodia interpunctella isolate USDA-ARS_2022_Savannah chromosome 10, ilPloInte3.2, whole genome shotgun sequence genome encodes:
- the Dnai2 gene encoding dynein intermediate chain 3, ciliary isoform X3, producing the protein MEKPENTELVYEYKKRRKEFGKQLLFEDHGPEMLAIIPCNPALFKDYILRNPVHVGIQNTGTMSEHWVNSERAEYTCSGINHVEGGWPKDINMSDPEAMQRYRRKIEKDDAYIHAIMHLGHSMEHNILQNNAVDMYQIYYSELPSIPPVERSSCHTVNVYREPNARRPVRSLSWQCEGGARFASAHADIDLLRNNRAMQYSYIWDIENANAPELAIKPPQPLLDLIYNPRDPHTLIGGMMNGQVGWWDMRKGGDPVSLCPPHVAHRDLVRNVLFINSKTGAEFFSASPDGVVKWWDTRNMDAPTDSMIIDLVKNPTDSHNIENAIGISALEYESTIPTRFMVGTETGLVIGGNRKGKNDMEKLPTKYEAHLGPVYALQRNPTFVKNFLTVGDWTARVWSEDCRESAILWTCSHRTKLTDGAWNPIRFSVMLVTQWDGCLSCWDLLRRRSGPIVTAQICDEPLVRLRPHEGGLLVACGSSKGTIYLAELSQNLGTADKNDKALLTNRRACASCG
- the Dnai2 gene encoding dynein intermediate chain 3, ciliary isoform X4, whose amino-acid sequence is MEHNILQNNAVDMYQIYYSELPSIPPVERSSCHTVNVYREPNARRPVRSLSWQCEGGARFASAHADIDLLRNNRAMQYSYIWDIENANAPELAIKPPQPLLDLIYNPRDPHTLIGGMMNGQVGWWDMRKGGDPVSLCPPHVAHRDLVRNVLFINSKTGAEFFSASPDGVVKWWDTRNMDAPTDSMIIDLVKNPTDSHNIENAIGISALEYESTIPTRFMVGTETGLVIGGNRKGKNDMEKLPTKYEAHLGPVYALQRNPTFVKNFLTVGDWTARVWSEDCRESAILWTCSHRTKLTDGAWNPIRFSVMLVTQWDGCLSCWDLLRRRSGPIVTAQICDEPLVRLRPHEGGLLVACGSSKGTIYLAELSQNLGTADKNDKALLTNRKQTRTHIRGAHARAAAEAAAGRRGAGGRRRRAARRPRHRRGHRRVPAGRQRFAGETAGHVKMLCVKINTRLQNPNPD